The following are from one region of the Oncorhynchus keta strain PuntledgeMale-10-30-2019 unplaced genomic scaffold, Oket_V2 Un_contig_11201_pilon_pilon, whole genome shotgun sequence genome:
- the LOC127917257 gene encoding uncharacterized protein LOC127917257 isoform X5, with protein sequence MDCVHRGGGIYWVTRSHWVHRGGGIYWVIRSHWVHISGGIYWVIRSHWVNRSGGIYWVIRSHWVHRSGGIYWVIRSHWVNRSGGIYWVIRSHWVNRSGGIYWVIRSHWVHRSGGIYWVIRSHWVNRSGGIYWVIRSHWVHRGGGIYWVIRSHWVNRSGGIYWVIRSHWVHRSGGIYWVIRSHWVNRSGGIYWVIRSHWVHRGGGIYWVIRSHWVNRSGGIYWVIRSHWVNRSGGIYWVIRSHWVNRSGGIYWVIRSHWVHRSGGIYWVIRSHWVNRSGGIYWVIRSHWVHRGGGITLKTAKGNMIR encoded by the exons ATGGACTGTGTTCATAGAGGTGGAGGGATTTACTGGGTAACCAGGTCACACTGGGTTCATAGAGGTGGAGGGATTTACTGGGTAATCAGGTCACACTGGGTTCACATAAGTGGAGGGATTTACTGGGTAATCAGGTCACACTGGGTTAACAGAAGTGGAGGGATTTACTGGGTAATCAGGTCACACTGGGTTCACAGAAGTGGAGGGATTTACTGGGTAATCAGGTCACACTGGGTTAACAGAAGTGGAGGGATTTACTGGGTAATCAGGTCACACTGGGTTAACAGAAGTGGAGGGATTTACTGGGTAATCAG GTCACACTGGGTTCACAGAAGTGGAGGGATTTACTGGGTAATCAGGTCACACTGGGTTAACAGAAGTGGAGGGATTTACTGGGTAATCAGGTCACACTGGGTTCACAGAGGTGGAGGGATTTACTGGGTAATCAGGTCACACTGGGTTAACAGAAGTGGAGGGATTTACTGGGTAATCAGGTCACACTGGGTTCACAGAAGTGGAGGGATTTACTGGGTAATCAGGTCACACTGGGTTAACAGAAGTGGAGGGATTTACTGGGTAATCAGGTCACACTGGGTTCACAGAGGTGGAGGGATTTACTGGGTAATCAGGTCACACTGGGTTAACAGAAGTGGAGGGATTTACTGGGTAATCAGGTCACACTGGGTTAACAGAAGTGGAGGGATTTACTGGGTAATCAGGTCACACTGGGTTAACAGAAGTGGAGGGATTTACTGGGTAATCAGGTCACACTGGGTTCACAGAAGTGGAGGGATTTACTGGGTAATCAGGTCACACTGGGTTAACAGAAGTGGAGGGATTTACTGGGTAATCAGGTCACACTGGGTTCACAGAG GTGGAGGGATTACTTTGAAGACAGCCAAAGGGAACATGATAAGATAA
- the LOC127917257 gene encoding uncharacterized protein LOC127917257 isoform X13, which yields MDCVHRGGGIYWVTRSHWVHRGGGIYWVIRSHWVHISGGIYWVIRSHWVNRSGGIYWVIRSHWVHRSGGIYWVIRSHWVNRSGGIYWVIRSHWVHRSGGIYWVIRSHWVNRSGGIYWVIRSHWVHRSGGIYWVIRSHWVHRGGGIYWVIRSHWVNRSGGIYWVIRSHWVHRSGGIYWVIRSHWVNRSGGIYWVIRSHWVHRGGGIYWVIRSHWVNRSGGIYWVIRSHWVNRSGGIYWVIRSHWVNRSGGIYWVIRSHWVHRSGGIYWVIRSHWVNRSGGIYWVIRSHWVHRGGGITLKTAKGNMIR from the exons ATGGACTGTGTTCATAGAGGTGGAGGGATTTACTGGGTAACCAGGTCACACTGGGTTCATAGAGGTGGAGGGATTTACTGGGTAATCAGGTCACACTGGGTTCACATAAGTGGAGGGATTTACTGGGTAATCAGGTCACACTGGGTTAACAGAAGTGGAGGGATTTACTGGGTAATCAGGTCACACTGGGTTCACAGAAGTGGAGGGATTTACTGGGTAATCAGGTCACACTGGGTTAACAGAAGTGGAGGGATTTACTGGGTAATCAG GTCACACTGGGTTCACAGAAGTGGAGGGATTTACTGGGTAATCAGGTCACACTGGGTTAACAGAA GTGGAGGGATTTACTGGGTAATCAGGTCACACTGGGTTCACAGAAGTGGAGGGATTTACTGGGTAATCAG GTCACACTGGGTTCACAGAGGTGGAGGGATTTACTGGGTAATCAGGTCACACTGGGTTAACAGAAGTGGAGGGATTTACTGGGTAATCAGGTCACACTGGGTTCACAGAAGTGGAGGGATTTACTGGGTAATCAGGTCACACTGGGTTAACAGAAGTGGAGGGATTTACTGGGTAATCAGGTCACACTGGGTTCACAGAGGTGGAGGGATTTACTGGGTAATCAGGTCACACTGGGTTAACAGAAGTGGAGGGATTTACTGGGTAATCAGGTCACACTGGGTTAACAGAAGTGGAGGGATTTACTGGGTAATCAGGTCACACTGGGTTAACAGAAGTGGAGGGATTTACTGGGTAATCAGGTCACACTGGGTTCACAGAAGTGGAGGGATTTACTGGGTAATCAGGTCACACTGGGTTAACAGAAGTGGAGGGATTTACTGGGTAATCAGGTCACACTGGGTTCACAGAG GTGGAGGGATTACTTTGAAGACAGCCAAAGGGAACATGATAAGATAA
- the LOC127917257 gene encoding uncharacterized protein LOC127917257 isoform X8 — MDCVHRGGGIYWVTRSHWVHRGGGIYWVIRSHWVHISGGIYWVIRSHWVNRSGGIYWVIRSHWVHRSGGIYWVIRSHWVNRSGGIYWVIRSHWVNRSGGIYWVIRSHWVHRSGGIYWVIRSHWVHRSGGIYWVIRSHWVNRSGGIYWVIRSHWVHRGGGIYWVIRSHWVNRSGGIYWVIRSHWVHRSGGIYWVIRSHWVNRSGGIYWVIRSHWVNRSGGIYWVIRSHWVNRSGGIYWVIRSHWVNRSGGIYWVIRSHWVHRSGGIYWVIRSHWVNRSGGIYWVIRSHWVHRGGGITLKTAKGNMIR; from the exons ATGGACTGTGTTCATAGAGGTGGAGGGATTTACTGGGTAACCAGGTCACACTGGGTTCATAGAGGTGGAGGGATTTACTGGGTAATCAGGTCACACTGGGTTCACATAAGTGGAGGGATTTACTGGGTAATCAGGTCACACTGGGTTAACAGAAGTGGAGGGATTTACTGGGTAATCAGGTCACACTGGGTTCACAGAAGTGGAGGGATTTACTGGGTAATCAGGTCACACTGGGTTAACAGAAGTGGAGGGATTTACTGGGTAATCAGGTCACACTGGGTTAACAGAAGTGGAGGGATTTACTGGGTAATCAG GTCACACTGGGTTCACAGAAGTGGAGGGATTTACTGGGTAATCAGGTCACACTGGGTTCACAGAAGTGGAGGGATTTACTGGGTAATCAGGTCACACTGGGTTAACAGAAGTGGAGGGATTTACTGGGTAATCAGGTCACACTGGGTTCACAGAGGTGGAGGGATTTACTGGGTAATCAGGTCACACTGGGTTAACAGAAGTGGAGGGATTTACTGGGTAATCAGGTCACACTGGGTTCACAGAAGTGGAGGGATTTACTGGGTAATCAGGTCACACTGGGTTAACAGAAGTGGAGGGATTTACTGGGTAATCAG GTCACACTGGGTTAACAGAAGTGGAGGGATTTACTGGGTAATCAGGTCACACTGGGTTAACAGAAGTGGAGGGATTTACTGGGTAATCAGGTCACACTGGGTTAACAGAAGTGGAGGGATTTACTGGGTAATCAGGTCACACTGGGTTCACAGAAGTGGAGGGATTTACTGGGTAATCAGGTCACACTGGGTTAACAGAAGTGGAGGGATTTACTGGGTAATCAGGTCACACTGGGTTCACAGAG GTGGAGGGATTACTTTGAAGACAGCCAAAGGGAACATGATAAGATAA
- the LOC127917257 gene encoding uncharacterized protein LOC127917257 isoform X10, with amino-acid sequence MDCVHRGGGIYWVTRSHWVHRGGGIYWVIRSHWVHISGGIYWVIRSHWVNRSGGIYWVIRSHWVHRSGGIYWVIRSHWVNRSGGIYWVIRSHWVNRSGGIYWVIRSHWVHRSGGIYWVIRSHWVHRSGGIYWVIRSHWVNRSGGIYWVIRSHWVHRGGGIYWVIRSHWVNRSGGIYWVIRSHWVHRSGGIYWVIRSHWVNRSGGIYWVIRSHWVHRGGGIYWVIRSHWVNRSGGIYWVIRSHWVNRSGGIYWVIRSHWVNRSGGIYWVIRSHWVNRSGGIYWVIRSHWVHRGGGITLKTAKGNMIR; translated from the exons ATGGACTGTGTTCATAGAGGTGGAGGGATTTACTGGGTAACCAGGTCACACTGGGTTCATAGAGGTGGAGGGATTTACTGGGTAATCAGGTCACACTGGGTTCACATAAGTGGAGGGATTTACTGGGTAATCAGGTCACACTGGGTTAACAGAAGTGGAGGGATTTACTGGGTAATCAGGTCACACTGGGTTCACAGAAGTGGAGGGATTTACTGGGTAATCAGGTCACACTGGGTTAACAGAAGTGGAGGGATTTACTGGGTAATCAGGTCACACTGGGTTAACAGAAGTGGAGGGATTTACTGGGTAATCAG GTCACACTGGGTTCACAGAAGTGGAGGGATTTACTGGGTAATCAGGTCACACTGGGTTCACAGAAGTGGAGGGATTTACTGGGTAATCAGGTCACACTGGGTTAACAGAAGTGGAGGGATTTACTGGGTAATCAGGTCACACTGGGTTCACAGAGGTGGAGGGATTTACTGGGTAATCAGGTCACACTGGGTTAACAGAAGTGGAGGGATTTACTGGGTAATCAGGTCACACTGGGTTCACAGAAGTGGAGGGATTTACTGGGTAATCAGGTCACACTGGGTTAACAGAAGTGGAGGGATTTACTGGGTAATCAGGTCACACTGGGTTCACAGAGGTGGAGGGATTTACTGGGTAATCAGGTCACACTGGGTTAACAGAAGTGGAGGGATTTACTGGGTAATCAGGTCACACTGGGTTAACAGAAGTGGAGGGATTTACTGGGTAATCAGGTCACACTGGGTTAACAGAAGTGGAGGGATTTACTGGGTAATCAG GTCACACTGGGTTAACAGAAGTGGAGGGATTTACTGGGTAATCAGGTCACACTGGGTTCACAGAG GTGGAGGGATTACTTTGAAGACAGCCAAAGGGAACATGATAAGATAA
- the LOC127917257 gene encoding uncharacterized protein LOC127917257 isoform X11, whose translation MDCVHRGGGIYWVTRSHWVHRGGGIYWVIRSHWVHISGGIYWVIRSHWVNRSGGIYWVIRSHWVHRSGGIYWVIRSHWVNRSGGIYWVIRSHWVNRSGGIYWVIRSHWVHRSGGIYWVIRSHWVHRSGGIYWVIRSHWVNRSGGIYWVIRSHWVHRGGGIYWVIRSHWVNRSGGIYWVIRSHWVHRSGGIYWVIRSHWVHRGGGIYWVIRSHWVNRSGGIYWVIRSHWVNRSGGIYWVIRSHWVNRSGGIYWVIRSHWVHRSGGIYWVIRSHWVNRSGGIYWVIRSHWVHRGGGITLKTAKGNMIR comes from the exons ATGGACTGTGTTCATAGAGGTGGAGGGATTTACTGGGTAACCAGGTCACACTGGGTTCATAGAGGTGGAGGGATTTACTGGGTAATCAGGTCACACTGGGTTCACATAAGTGGAGGGATTTACTGGGTAATCAGGTCACACTGGGTTAACAGAAGTGGAGGGATTTACTGGGTAATCAGGTCACACTGGGTTCACAGAAGTGGAGGGATTTACTGGGTAATCAGGTCACACTGGGTTAACAGAAGTGGAGGGATTTACTGGGTAATCAGGTCACACTGGGTTAACAGAAGTGGAGGGATTTACTGGGTAATCAG GTCACACTGGGTTCACAGAAGTGGAGGGATTTACTGGGTAATCAGGTCACACTGGGTTCACAGAAGTGGAGGGATTTACTGGGTAATCAGGTCACACTGGGTTAACAGAAGTGGAGGGATTTACTGGGTAATCAGGTCACACTGGGTTCACAGAGGTGGAGGGATTTACTGGGTAATCAGGTCACACTGGGTTAACAGAAGTGGAGGGATTTACTGGGTAATCAGGTCACACTGGGTTCACAGAAGTGGAGGGATTTACTGGGTAATCAG GTCACACTGGGTTCACAGAGGTGGAGGGATTTACTGGGTAATCAGGTCACACTGGGTTAACAGAAGTGGAGGGATTTACTGGGTAATCAGGTCACACTGGGTTAACAGAAGTGGAGGGATTTACTGGGTAATCAGGTCACACTGGGTTAACAGAAGTGGAGGGATTTACTGGGTAATCAGGTCACACTGGGTTCACAGAAGTGGAGGGATTTACTGGGTAATCAGGTCACACTGGGTTAACAGAAGTGGAGGGATTTACTGGGTAATCAGGTCACACTGGGTTCACAGAG GTGGAGGGATTACTTTGAAGACAGCCAAAGGGAACATGATAAGATAA
- the LOC127917257 gene encoding uncharacterized protein LOC127917257 isoform X7 translates to MDCVHRGGGIYWVTRSHWVHRGGGIYWVIRSHWVHISGGIYWVIRSHWVNRSGGIYWVIRSHWVHRSGGIYWVIRSHWVNRSGGIYWVIRSHWVNRSGGIYWVIRSHWVNRSGGIYWVIRSHWVHRSGGIYWVIRSHWVHRGGGIYWVIRSHWVNRSGGIYWVIRSHWVHRSGGIYWVIRSHWVNRSGGIYWVIRSHWVHRGGGIYWVIRSHWVNRSGGIYWVIRSHWVNRSGGIYWVIRSHWVNRSGGIYWVIRSHWVHRSGGIYWVIRSHWVNRSGGIYWVIRSHWVHRGGGITLKTAKGNMIR, encoded by the exons ATGGACTGTGTTCATAGAGGTGGAGGGATTTACTGGGTAACCAGGTCACACTGGGTTCATAGAGGTGGAGGGATTTACTGGGTAATCAGGTCACACTGGGTTCACATAAGTGGAGGGATTTACTGGGTAATCAGGTCACACTGGGTTAACAGAAGTGGAGGGATTTACTGGGTAATCAGGTCACACTGGGTTCACAGAAGTGGAGGGATTTACTGGGTAATCAGGTCACACTGGGTTAACAGAAGTGGAGGGATTTACTGGGTAATCAGGTCACACTGGGTTAACAGAAGTGGAGGGATTTACTGGGTAATCAGGTCACACTGGGTTAACAGAA GTGGAGGGATTTACTGGGTAATCAGGTCACACTGGGTTCACAGAAGTGGAGGGATTTACTGGGTAATCAG GTCACACTGGGTTCACAGAGGTGGAGGGATTTACTGGGTAATCAGGTCACACTGGGTTAACAGAAGTGGAGGGATTTACTGGGTAATCAGGTCACACTGGGTTCACAGAAGTGGAGGGATTTACTGGGTAATCAGGTCACACTGGGTTAACAGAAGTGGAGGGATTTACTGGGTAATCAGGTCACACTGGGTTCACAGAGGTGGAGGGATTTACTGGGTAATCAGGTCACACTGGGTTAACAGAAGTGGAGGGATTTACTGGGTAATCAGGTCACACTGGGTTAACAGAAGTGGAGGGATTTACTGGGTAATCAGGTCACACTGGGTTAACAGAAGTGGAGGGATTTACTGGGTAATCAGGTCACACTGGGTTCACAGAAGTGGAGGGATTTACTGGGTAATCAGGTCACACTGGGTTAACAGAAGTGGAGGGATTTACTGGGTAATCAGGTCACACTGGGTTCACAGAG GTGGAGGGATTACTTTGAAGACAGCCAAAGGGAACATGATAAGATAA
- the LOC127917257 gene encoding uncharacterized protein LOC127917257 isoform X9: MDCVHRGGGIYWVTRSHWVHRGGGIYWVIRSHWVHISGGIYWVIRSHWVNRSGGIYWVIRSHWVHRSGGIYWVIRSHWVNRSGGIYWVIRSHWVNRSGGIYWVIRSHWVHRSGGIYWVIRSHWVHRSGGIYWVIRSHWVNRSGGIYWVIRSHWVHRGGGIYWVIRSHWVHRSGGIYWVIRSHWVNRSGGIYWVIRSHWVHRGGGIYWVIRSHWVNRSGGIYWVIRSHWVNRSGGIYWVIRSHWVNRSGGIYWVIRSHWVHRSGGIYWVIRSHWVNRSGGIYWVIRSHWVHRGGGITLKTAKGNMIR; encoded by the exons ATGGACTGTGTTCATAGAGGTGGAGGGATTTACTGGGTAACCAGGTCACACTGGGTTCATAGAGGTGGAGGGATTTACTGGGTAATCAGGTCACACTGGGTTCACATAAGTGGAGGGATTTACTGGGTAATCAGGTCACACTGGGTTAACAGAAGTGGAGGGATTTACTGGGTAATCAGGTCACACTGGGTTCACAGAAGTGGAGGGATTTACTGGGTAATCAGGTCACACTGGGTTAACAGAAGTGGAGGGATTTACTGGGTAATCAGGTCACACTGGGTTAACAGAAGTGGAGGGATTTACTGGGTAATCAG GTCACACTGGGTTCACAGAAGTGGAGGGATTTACTGGGTAATCAGGTCACACTGGGTTCACAGAAGTGGAGGGATTTACTGGGTAATCAGGTCACACTGGGTTAACAGAAGTGGAGGGATTTACTGGGTAATCAGGTCACACTGGGTTCACAGAGGTGGAGGGATTTACTGGGTAATCAG GTCACACTGGGTTCACAGAAGTGGAGGGATTTACTGGGTAATCAGGTCACACTGGGTTAACAGAAGTGGAGGGATTTACTGGGTAATCAGGTCACACTGGGTTCACAGAGGTGGAGGGATTTACTGGGTAATCAGGTCACACTGGGTTAACAGAAGTGGAGGGATTTACTGGGTAATCAGGTCACACTGGGTTAACAGAAGTGGAGGGATTTACTGGGTAATCAGGTCACACTGGGTTAACAGAAGTGGAGGGATTTACTGGGTAATCAGGTCACACTGGGTTCACAGAAGTGGAGGGATTTACTGGGTAATCAGGTCACACTGGGTTAACAGAAGTGGAGGGATTTACTGGGTAATCAGGTCACACTGGGTTCACAGAG GTGGAGGGATTACTTTGAAGACAGCCAAAGGGAACATGATAAGATAA
- the LOC127917257 gene encoding uncharacterized protein LOC127917257 isoform X3 — translation MDCVHRGGGIYWVTRSHWVHRGGGIYWVIRSHWVHISGGIYWVIRSHWVNRSGGIYWVIRSHWVHRSGGIYWVIRSHWVNRSGGIYWVIRSHWVNRSGGIYWVIRSHWVHRSGGIYWVIRSHWVHRSGGIYWVIRSHWVNRSGGIYWVIRSHWVHRGGGIYWVIRSHWVNRSGGIYWVIRSHWVHRSGGIYWVIRSHWVNRSGGIYWVIRSHWVHRGGGIYWVIRSHWVNRSGGIYWVIRSHWVNRSGGIYWVIRSHWVNRSGGIYWVIRSHWVHRSGGIYWVIRSHWVHRGGGIYWVIRSHWVHRGGGITLKTAKGNMIR, via the exons ATGGACTGTGTTCATAGAGGTGGAGGGATTTACTGGGTAACCAGGTCACACTGGGTTCATAGAGGTGGAGGGATTTACTGGGTAATCAGGTCACACTGGGTTCACATAAGTGGAGGGATTTACTGGGTAATCAGGTCACACTGGGTTAACAGAAGTGGAGGGATTTACTGGGTAATCAGGTCACACTGGGTTCACAGAAGTGGAGGGATTTACTGGGTAATCAGGTCACACTGGGTTAACAGAAGTGGAGGGATTTACTGGGTAATCAGGTCACACTGGGTTAACAGAAGTGGAGGGATTTACTGGGTAATCAG GTCACACTGGGTTCACAGAAGTGGAGGGATTTACTGGGTAATCAGGTCACACTGGGTTCACAGAAGTGGAGGGATTTACTGGGTAATCAGGTCACACTGGGTTAACAGAAGTGGAGGGATTTACTGGGTAATCAGGTCACACTGGGTTCACAGAGGTGGAGGGATTTACTGGGTAATCAGGTCACACTGGGTTAACAGAAGTGGAGGGATTTACTGGGTAATCAGGTCACACTGGGTTCACAGAAGTGGAGGGATTTACTGGGTAATCAGGTCACACTGGGTTAACAGAAGTGGAGGGATTTACTGGGTAATCAGGTCACACTGGGTTCACAGAGGTGGAGGGATTTACTGGGTAATCAGGTCACACTGGGTTAACAGAAGTGGAGGGATTTACTGGGTAATCAGGTCACACTGGGTTAACAGAAGTGGAGGGATTTACTGGGTAATCAGGTCACACTGGGTTAACAGAAGTGGAGGGATTTACTGGGTAATCAGGTCACACTGGGTTCACAGAAGTGGAGGGATTTACTGGGTAATCAG GTCACACTGGGTTCACAGAGGTGGAGGGATTTACTGGGTAATCAGGTCACACTGGGTTCACAGAGGTGGAGGGATTACTTTGAAGACAGCCAAAGGGAACATGATAAGATAA
- the LOC127917257 gene encoding uncharacterized protein LOC127917257 isoform X4, with protein MDCVHRGGGIYWVTRSHWVHRGGGIYWVIRSHWVHISGGIYWVIRSHWVNRSGGIYWVIRSHWVHRSGGIYWVIRSHWVNRSGGIYWVIRSHWVNRSGGIYWVIRSHWVHRSGGIYWVIRSHWVHRSGGIYWVIRSHWVNRSGGIYWVIRSHWVHRGGGIYWVIRSHWVNRSGGIYWVIRSHWVHRSGGIYWVIRSHWVNRSGGIYWVIRSHWVHRGGGIYWVIRSHWVNRSGGIYWVIRSHWVNRSGGIYWVIRSHWVNRSGGIYWVIRSHWVNRSGGIYWVIRSHWVHRGGGIYWVIRSHWVHRGGGITLKTAKGNMIR; from the exons ATGGACTGTGTTCATAGAGGTGGAGGGATTTACTGGGTAACCAGGTCACACTGGGTTCATAGAGGTGGAGGGATTTACTGGGTAATCAGGTCACACTGGGTTCACATAAGTGGAGGGATTTACTGGGTAATCAGGTCACACTGGGTTAACAGAAGTGGAGGGATTTACTGGGTAATCAGGTCACACTGGGTTCACAGAAGTGGAGGGATTTACTGGGTAATCAGGTCACACTGGGTTAACAGAAGTGGAGGGATTTACTGGGTAATCAGGTCACACTGGGTTAACAGAAGTGGAGGGATTTACTGGGTAATCAG GTCACACTGGGTTCACAGAAGTGGAGGGATTTACTGGGTAATCAGGTCACACTGGGTTCACAGAAGTGGAGGGATTTACTGGGTAATCAGGTCACACTGGGTTAACAGAAGTGGAGGGATTTACTGGGTAATCAGGTCACACTGGGTTCACAGAGGTGGAGGGATTTACTGGGTAATCAGGTCACACTGGGTTAACAGAAGTGGAGGGATTTACTGGGTAATCAGGTCACACTGGGTTCACAGAAGTGGAGGGATTTACTGGGTAATCAGGTCACACTGGGTTAACAGAAGTGGAGGGATTTACTGGGTAATCAGGTCACACTGGGTTCACAGAGGTGGAGGGATTTACTGGGTAATCAGGTCACACTGGGTTAACAGAAGTGGAGGGATTTACTGGGTAATCAGGTCACACTGGGTTAACAGAAGTGGAGGGATTTACTGGGTAATCAGGTCACACTGGGTTAACAGAAGTGGAGGGATTTACTGGGTAATCAG GTCACACTGGGTTAACAGAAGTGGAGGGATTTACTGGGTAATCAGGTCACACTGGGTTCACAGAGGTGGAGGGATTTACTGGGTAATCAGGTCACACTGGGTTCACAGAGGTGGAGGGATTACTTTGAAGACAGCCAAAGGGAACATGATAAGATAA
- the LOC127917257 gene encoding uncharacterized protein LOC127917257 isoform X2, giving the protein MDCVHRGGGIYWVTRSHWVHRGGGIYWVIRSHWVHISGGIYWVIRSHWVNRSGGIYWVIRSHWVHRSGGIYWVIRSHWVNRSGGIYWVIRSHWVNRSGGIYWVIRSHWVHRSGGIYWVIRSHWVNRSGGIYWVIRSHWVHRSGGIYWVIRSHWVHRGGGIYWVIRSHWVNRSGGIYWVIRSHWVHRSGGIYWVIRSHWVNRSGGIYWVIRSHWVHRGGGIYWVIRSHWVNRSGGIYWVIRSHWVNRSGGIYWVIRSHWVNRSGGIYWVIRSHWVHRSGGIYWVIRSHWVNRSGGIYWVIRSHWVHRGGGITLKTAKGNMIR; this is encoded by the exons ATGGACTGTGTTCATAGAGGTGGAGGGATTTACTGGGTAACCAGGTCACACTGGGTTCATAGAGGTGGAGGGATTTACTGGGTAATCAGGTCACACTGGGTTCACATAAGTGGAGGGATTTACTGGGTAATCAGGTCACACTGGGTTAACAGAAGTGGAGGGATTTACTGGGTAATCAGGTCACACTGGGTTCACAGAAGTGGAGGGATTTACTGGGTAATCAGGTCACACTGGGTTAACAGAAGTGGAGGGATTTACTGGGTAATCAGGTCACACTGGGTTAACAGAAGTGGAGGGATTTACTGGGTAATCAG GTCACACTGGGTTCACAGAAGTGGAGGGATTTACTGGGTAATCAGGTCACACTGGGTTAACAGAA GTGGAGGGATTTACTGGGTAATCAGGTCACACTGGGTTCACAGAAGTGGAGGGATTTACTGGGTAATCAG GTCACACTGGGTTCACAGAGGTGGAGGGATTTACTGGGTAATCAGGTCACACTGGGTTAACAGAAGTGGAGGGATTTACTGGGTAATCAGGTCACACTGGGTTCACAGAAGTGGAGGGATTTACTGGGTAATCAGGTCACACTGGGTTAACAGAAGTGGAGGGATTTACTGGGTAATCAGGTCACACTGGGTTCACAGAGGTGGAGGGATTTACTGGGTAATCAGGTCACACTGGGTTAACAGAAGTGGAGGGATTTACTGGGTAATCAGGTCACACTGGGTTAACAGAAGTGGAGGGATTTACTGGGTAATCAGGTCACACTGGGTTAACAGAAGTGGAGGGATTTACTGGGTAATCAGGTCACACTGGGTTCACAGAAGTGGAGGGATTTACTGGGTAATCAGGTCACACTGGGTTAACAGAAGTGGAGGGATTTACTGGGTAATCAGGTCACACTGGGTTCACAGAG GTGGAGGGATTACTTTGAAGACAGCCAAAGGGAACATGATAAGATAA
- the LOC127917257 gene encoding uncharacterized protein LOC127917257 isoform X12, translated as MDCVHRGGGIYWVTRSHWVHRGGGIYWVIRSHWVHISGGIYWVIRSHWVNRSGGIYWVIRSHWVHRSGGIYWVIRSHWVNRSGGIYWVIRSHWVNRSGGIYWVIRSHWVHRSGGIYWVIRSHWVNRSGGIYWVIRSHWVHRSGGIYWVIRSHWVNRSGGIYWVIRSHWVHRSGGIYWVIRSHWVNRSGGIYWVIRSHWVHRGGGIYWVIRSHWVNRSGGIYWVIRSHWVNRSGGIYWVIRSHWVNRSGGIYWVIRSHWVHRSGGIYWVIRSHWVNRSGGIYWVIRSHWVHRGGGITLKTAKGNMIR; from the exons ATGGACTGTGTTCATAGAGGTGGAGGGATTTACTGGGTAACCAGGTCACACTGGGTTCATAGAGGTGGAGGGATTTACTGGGTAATCAGGTCACACTGGGTTCACATAAGTGGAGGGATTTACTGGGTAATCAGGTCACACTGGGTTAACAGAAGTGGAGGGATTTACTGGGTAATCAGGTCACACTGGGTTCACAGAAGTGGAGGGATTTACTGGGTAATCAGGTCACACTGGGTTAACAGAAGTGGAGGGATTTACTGGGTAATCAGGTCACACTGGGTTAACAGAAGTGGAGGGATTTACTGGGTAATCAG GTCACACTGGGTTCACAGAAGTGGAGGGATTTACTGGGTAATCAGGTCACACTGGGTTAACAGAA GTGGAGGGATTTACTGGGTAATCAGGTCACACTGGGTTCACAGAAGTGGAGGGATTTACTGGGTAATCAG GTCACACTGGGTTAACAGAAGTGGAGGGATTTACTGGGTAATCAGGTCACACTGGGTTCACAGAAGTGGAGGGATTTACTGGGTAATCAGGTCACACTGGGTTAACAGAAGTGGAGGGATTTACTGGGTAATCAGGTCACACTGGGTTCACAGAGGTGGAGGGATTTACTGGGTAATCAGGTCACACTGGGTTAACAGAAGTGGAGGGATTTACTGGGTAATCAGGTCACACTGGGTTAACAGAAGTGGAGGGATTTACTGGGTAATCAGGTCACACTGGGTTAACAGAAGTGGAGGGATTTACTGGGTAATCAGGTCACACTGGGTTCACAGAAGTGGAGGGATTTACTGGGTAATCAGGTCACACTGGGTTAACAGAAGTGGAGGGATTTACTGGGTAATCAGGTCACACTGGGTTCACAGAG GTGGAGGGATTACTTTGAAGACAGCCAAAGGGAACATGATAAGATAA